One Psychrobacillus glaciei genomic region harbors:
- a CDS encoding PadR family transcriptional regulator — protein MNIQFKKGVLNLCVLVLLDKQDRYGYELVQKISDQISISEGSVYPLLRRLTKEGYFTTYLQESSEGPPRKYYKLTELGRTYLHEQLNEWKSFTNGVNNLIEEGVKND, from the coding sequence ATGAATATTCAATTTAAGAAAGGCGTACTGAATCTTTGCGTACTTGTTTTATTGGATAAACAAGATCGATATGGCTATGAACTTGTACAAAAAATTTCCGACCAAATTTCAATTTCAGAAGGATCTGTTTATCCATTATTACGTCGCTTAACTAAGGAAGGATACTTTACGACCTATTTACAGGAATCATCGGAAGGCCCACCGCGTAAATATTACAAGCTTACCGAACTGGGGAGAACTTATTTACATGAACAATTAAATGAGTGGAAAAGCTTCACAAATGGCGTGAATAATCTAATCGAAGAGGGTGTAAAAAATGACTGA
- a CDS encoding MerR family transcriptional regulator — translation MEYTIQKLGQLGGISTRTLRYYDEIGLLKPARINSSGYRIYSSEEVDRLQQILFYRELGVNLDSIKEIMTPEAFDKATALKEHREKLLKKRTQLDLLIHNVDKSIQQTERGITMADKEKFEGFKQELVDNNEIKYGKEIRERYGEDAVNKSNAKINGMTKTQYEEVTSLEQQVLNSLKDAMQAGDPAGELAQKTADMHRQWLSFYWDKYSKEAHAGLAEMYVADERFTAYYDKIQTGAAEFLRDAILIYAKN, via the coding sequence GTGGAATATACGATACAAAAGCTTGGTCAATTAGGGGGAATAAGTACCCGGACGCTTAGGTATTACGATGAAATTGGATTGCTTAAACCAGCACGCATTAATTCATCTGGCTATCGTATTTATAGTTCTGAAGAAGTAGATCGACTGCAGCAAATTCTTTTTTACCGAGAGCTCGGGGTGAATTTGGATAGCATTAAAGAAATAATGACTCCTGAGGCGTTCGACAAAGCAACTGCATTAAAAGAACATCGGGAAAAATTGCTCAAAAAAAGAACACAATTGGATTTATTAATCCACAATGTGGATAAATCTATTCAACAAACTGAAAGGGGAATTACAATGGCAGATAAAGAGAAATTTGAAGGCTTCAAACAGGAACTTGTGGATAACAATGAGATAAAGTACGGGAAAGAAATTCGAGAAAGATATGGTGAGGATGCTGTCAATAAATCGAATGCTAAAATAAATGGTATGACGAAAACACAGTACGAAGAAGTAACAAGCTTAGAGCAACAAGTATTAAATAGTTTGAAAGATGCGATGCAAGCGGGTGACCCCGCGGGAGAACTTGCGCAAAAAACAGCAGATATGCACCGCCAATGGCTAAGCTTTTACTGGGATAAGTACTCCAAAGAAGCACATGCCGGACTTGCCGAAATGTATGTAGCAGATGAACGATTTACTGCATATTACGACAAAATCCAAACTGGTGCTGCAGAGTTTTTAAGAGATGCAATTTTAATCTATGCAAAAAACTAG
- the nagZ gene encoding beta-N-acetylhexosaminidase, translating into MIKKVILFLFLFLVIIFVSLIIESNKEQKEMIDKGRTPIVKEPSEVESLVQLVFELAEKGKSMDVPFIVGQTDVQNVHKLWGMPEDKSEVSTAIYEDYLSENVTIGHRSNIVFDIRSSSLAIQQIHLEDIERIKGEADEIRSYQDDKVNQTILIYEVSSKYQLKWILPKVTESEPNPAVDHVSVYMEVEEETPSISDMSLDEKIGQMIFAGIDGTSLTNESKELISTDKIGGIIFYKENLKNANQTISLLNAIKAENEKEKLPLFLGVDQEGGRISRLPGLDKTPTNQEIGKQDDPVLSYNIGALLGKEMNAFGFNLDFAPVLDVNSNPKNPIIGDRSFGENAEIVSKLGIQTMKGIQSGNVISVVKHFPGHGDTAVDSHLELPIIQKNIKELYALELIPFKDAIELGADVVMVAHILLPKIDAKFPSSMSHTIITGILREQLQFAGVVMTDDMTMNAILGHYEIGQAAVDAVKAGNDIVLIAHDYQKVKSAFDAIKQAVHNGEISEERINTSVSRILLLKEKYKLSNELVKELDLKDLNQTIEQTIGK; encoded by the coding sequence ATGATCAAAAAAGTGATATTATTCCTTTTTTTGTTTTTAGTAATCATATTTGTTTCGTTAATTATAGAAAGCAATAAAGAACAAAAAGAGATGATTGATAAAGGGAGAACACCTATAGTAAAAGAGCCATCCGAAGTGGAATCTCTAGTACAGCTAGTTTTTGAACTTGCAGAAAAAGGGAAATCAATGGATGTTCCGTTTATTGTAGGTCAGACGGATGTTCAAAATGTACATAAATTATGGGGAATGCCGGAGGACAAAAGCGAAGTTTCAACAGCCATTTACGAAGACTATTTATCCGAAAATGTGACAATAGGTCATCGTTCCAATATTGTTTTCGATATTCGATCCTCTTCTCTAGCTATTCAACAAATCCATTTAGAGGATATTGAAAGGATAAAGGGGGAAGCAGATGAAATTCGAAGTTACCAAGACGATAAAGTAAACCAAACGATTCTCATTTATGAAGTTTCCTCCAAATACCAACTGAAATGGATTTTACCGAAAGTGACAGAAAGTGAACCTAATCCAGCAGTTGATCATGTATCCGTTTATATGGAAGTGGAAGAAGAAACCCCATCTATTTCTGACATGAGTTTGGACGAAAAAATAGGACAAATGATTTTTGCAGGGATAGATGGTACAAGTTTAACTAATGAATCTAAGGAATTAATTTCAACGGATAAAATCGGGGGAATTATCTTTTATAAAGAAAATCTAAAAAATGCTAATCAAACTATCTCTTTATTAAATGCAATAAAAGCCGAAAATGAAAAGGAAAAGCTTCCACTATTTTTAGGTGTTGATCAAGAGGGAGGTAGAATATCAAGGCTACCTGGACTGGATAAGACGCCTACAAATCAAGAAATTGGGAAACAAGATGATCCGGTTCTTTCTTATAATATAGGTGCTCTTCTAGGAAAAGAGATGAATGCATTCGGTTTTAATCTCGATTTTGCACCTGTGCTGGATGTGAATAGCAACCCTAAGAATCCTATTATTGGAGATCGTTCTTTTGGTGAAAACGCAGAGATTGTGAGTAAACTTGGCATACAGACGATGAAAGGCATTCAGAGTGGAAATGTTATTTCTGTGGTGAAGCATTTCCCAGGACACGGTGATACCGCTGTGGATTCTCATTTAGAACTTCCAATCATTCAGAAAAATATAAAAGAATTATATGCGCTTGAGTTAATTCCATTTAAAGATGCCATCGAGCTTGGAGCGGATGTAGTCATGGTTGCCCATATTTTATTGCCAAAGATTGATGCAAAGTTTCCTTCTTCTATGTCCCATACCATTATTACCGGTATATTAAGGGAACAACTTCAATTTGCTGGAGTGGTAATGACCGACGATATGACAATGAATGCAATACTAGGACATTATGAAATTGGACAAGCTGCAGTGGACGCTGTGAAAGCTGGGAACGATATCGTGTTAATAGCGCATGATTACCAAAAGGTGAAAAGCGCCTTTGATGCGATAAAACAAGCAGTTCATAATGGAGAGATTTCAGAGGAACGAATAAATACAAGCGTCAGTCGCATTCTTTTGTTGAAAGAAAAGTATAAACTGAGCAACGAATTAGTAAAAGAGTTAGATTTAAAAGACTTAAACCAGACGATAGAACAAACGATAGGGAAATAA
- a CDS encoding YetF domain-containing protein, with protein sequence MKNLFDIHFWEMIIRTTVSFATLLLLARILGKKQLSQLTFFHYITGITIGSIASEIAAQKETPFIDGYIALIWWAILTLVMSYITLKSTKARTLVDDNPTIVIKDGEISVKSIKKARLHMDDVLMMLREQSIFSIQDVHYAVLETNGKLSVFKKVAQQEATKLDVKADVSLPTYMPSEIISDGVIVYKNLEELDLTEEWVMKKLRKQGIDSVEEVYYAQLQTNGSLYVSLRKNGI encoded by the coding sequence ATGAAAAATTTATTTGATATTCACTTTTGGGAAATGATTATACGTACGACAGTTTCTTTTGCAACCCTCCTTTTACTTGCTAGGATATTAGGGAAAAAACAACTTAGTCAACTAACGTTTTTCCATTATATTACTGGTATTACGATTGGTTCCATTGCTTCCGAAATTGCAGCCCAAAAGGAAACTCCATTTATCGATGGTTATATCGCTCTTATCTGGTGGGCAATACTTACATTAGTCATGAGTTACATTACGTTAAAATCGACAAAAGCACGTACGCTAGTCGACGATAATCCTACGATTGTTATTAAAGATGGAGAAATTTCCGTTAAGTCCATAAAGAAAGCGCGATTACATATGGATGATGTATTAATGATGCTTCGTGAACAATCTATATTCTCCATTCAAGACGTTCATTATGCAGTGCTCGAAACGAACGGAAAATTAAGTGTCTTTAAAAAAGTAGCGCAACAAGAAGCAACCAAACTCGATGTAAAAGCGGATGTATCACTGCCAACCTATATGCCTTCTGAAATCATCTCAGATGGGGTAATTGTTTACAAAAACCTGGAGGAATTAGACTTAACGGAGGAGTGGGTGATGAAAAAACTTCGGAAGCAAGGCATTGATTCGGTAGAAGAAGTTTATTACGCTCAGCTCCAAACAAATGGATCTCTATATGTGAGCTTGCGAAAAAATGGGATATAA
- a CDS encoding MFS transporter encodes MSTSNASHKISNPVYPIMFAISVCHLFNDSLQSVIPAMFPVLEKEIGLTFTQLGLISFMLNIVASVLQPVVGFISDKKPMPYALPLGMISSFFGMAGLAFAPQYWVILVSVIFLGLGSAVFHPEGSRVSYMAAGSKRGLSQSIYQVGGNSGQALAPLISAFILVPLGQKGAALFLIVAAAGIFLLSKISKWYKKQLEEEKFSKRKKAILSSLPVLSKKQIGIALSLLMIIIFARSFYVTNMTNFYIFHLMKNYSLTIKEGQLLIFIFLALGAVGTFFGGPMADRLGRRNVILLSMAVPIPLCLILPYVPIWAVVLLLIVIGFFLMLSFSVTVVYAQELVPSKIGTMAGLTVGLAFGMGAIGAVVIGILMDHVGVYTTMIVVSTLPLIGLVAIALPKDRKVTTNQ; translated from the coding sequence ATGTCTACATCAAATGCTTCGCATAAAATTAGTAATCCTGTTTATCCAATCATGTTTGCTATTAGTGTCTGCCATTTATTTAATGACTCATTGCAATCTGTGATTCCTGCAATGTTTCCTGTTTTGGAAAAAGAGATAGGTTTAACATTCACCCAATTAGGATTAATATCTTTTATGTTAAATATTGTTGCATCTGTTTTACAACCAGTTGTTGGATTTATTAGTGATAAAAAACCGATGCCATACGCACTCCCACTTGGAATGATTAGTTCTTTTTTCGGTATGGCTGGACTCGCTTTTGCACCTCAGTACTGGGTGATTCTAGTATCCGTAATATTCCTTGGACTTGGCTCTGCGGTATTTCATCCCGAAGGTTCTCGAGTTTCCTATATGGCGGCAGGTTCTAAAAGAGGACTTTCACAGTCTATTTACCAAGTAGGTGGAAATTCTGGACAAGCATTAGCACCTCTTATCAGTGCCTTTATTTTAGTGCCATTAGGTCAAAAAGGTGCAGCACTTTTTTTAATTGTAGCGGCTGCTGGAATATTTTTATTATCTAAAATCTCAAAATGGTATAAGAAGCAATTGGAGGAAGAAAAGTTTTCAAAAAGGAAAAAAGCGATTCTTTCCTCATTGCCAGTACTGTCTAAAAAACAGATAGGAATTGCTTTATCACTTCTGATGATTATTATTTTCGCAAGATCATTCTACGTAACGAATATGACTAACTTTTATATTTTTCACTTGATGAAAAACTACAGTTTAACAATCAAAGAAGGGCAATTATTAATATTCATCTTTCTAGCTTTGGGAGCAGTTGGCACTTTCTTTGGTGGGCCAATGGCGGATCGTCTAGGTAGAAGAAATGTTATTTTACTATCTATGGCAGTGCCGATTCCTTTGTGTTTAATATTGCCGTATGTTCCAATTTGGGCAGTGGTGTTATTACTAATAGTTATTGGATTCTTCCTCATGCTCAGTTTTTCAGTGACCGTCGTTTACGCACAAGAGCTTGTACCAAGTAAAATTGGCACAATGGCAGGTTTAACTGTTGGGCTTGCATTTGGAATGGGAGCGATAGGAGCAGTTGTTATTGGTATTTTGATGGATCATGTAGGGGTTTATACGACAATGATTGTTGTTTCCACACTTCCACTTATTGGACTTGTAGCAATCGCATTGCCTAAAGATCGGAAAGTTACGACAAATCAATAA
- a CDS encoding GntR family transcriptional regulator, which produces MPIPVNHTKPVRTTAKRHAFNQLQQWIIDGTLQPDEKLNDIELAQALGVSRTPIRESLQLLESQGFVTMQPGRATQVTAVETHDINNLLPPLAVLQALAVELSIQNMDDATLELLEEKNTEFADALYAKEFTTALKVDEEFHQIIVDSANNPYILSMIEMLQAHVRRLFYYEKIVLREHSIKQHAEIIRLLREKDSQKVAETMRANWIYTIEEF; this is translated from the coding sequence ATGCCTATACCAGTGAATCATACAAAACCTGTTCGAACTACCGCAAAACGCCATGCTTTTAATCAGTTACAACAGTGGATAATCGACGGGACGCTTCAACCTGATGAAAAACTAAATGATATAGAGCTTGCACAGGCTTTAGGTGTAAGTAGAACACCAATACGTGAGTCTTTGCAACTTCTAGAATCGCAAGGGTTTGTAACCATGCAACCTGGCAGAGCTACCCAAGTAACAGCTGTAGAAACGCATGATATTAATAATTTACTACCACCATTAGCAGTATTGCAAGCGCTTGCAGTAGAGCTCTCTATTCAAAATATGGACGATGCTACGCTTGAATTGTTGGAAGAAAAGAACACGGAATTTGCCGATGCATTATATGCAAAGGAATTTACTACTGCATTAAAGGTGGATGAAGAATTCCATCAAATTATTGTAGACAGTGCCAATAATCCTTACATACTTTCTATGATAGAGATGCTTCAAGCACATGTTCGAAGATTATTCTATTATGAAAAGATTGTTTTAAGAGAACACTCCATCAAGCAACATGCAGAAATTATTCGTCTATTAAGAGAAAAAGATTCTCAAAAAGTAGCGGAAACAATGCGAGCAAATTGGATCTATACAATTGAAGAATTTTAA
- a CDS encoding histidine phosphatase family protein, with protein MTTIGFVRHGVTAWNKEGRAQGTTDVPLDEEGIEMAERVADRIEQEEWDIIYTSPLIRAKRTAEIIAEKQLEIDFVVDKRLGEVGGGIIEGTTEGERVAKWGFGWRKLELGFEPEEVIIARGMSFIEDVKQAHPGKRVLVVSHGGFIGRLINVLVPNGEFVRDIGNTSLTVIELQDSKNLCHLFNCMKHLETREV; from the coding sequence ATGACAACAATAGGATTTGTTAGACATGGTGTAACAGCTTGGAATAAAGAGGGAAGAGCACAAGGAACAACAGATGTACCACTGGATGAGGAAGGAATTGAAATGGCGGAGAGGGTTGCCGATAGAATCGAACAGGAAGAATGGGACATCATTTATACAAGTCCTTTAATTCGTGCGAAAAGAACTGCTGAGATCATTGCTGAAAAACAACTGGAGATTGATTTTGTTGTTGACAAGCGATTGGGGGAAGTTGGTGGAGGTATTATTGAAGGTACAACAGAGGGAGAGCGAGTTGCAAAATGGGGCTTTGGCTGGAGGAAGTTAGAATTGGGATTTGAACCAGAAGAGGTTATTATTGCTCGTGGTATGTCTTTTATAGAAGATGTTAAGCAAGCGCACCCTGGAAAACGAGTATTAGTTGTTAGTCACGGAGGCTTTATTGGACGATTAATTAATGTGCTTGTACCAAATGGTGAATTCGTTCGAGATATAGGAAATACTTCTTTAACAGTGATAGAATTACAAGACTCTAAAAATTTATGTCACCTATTCAATTGTATGAAACATTTAGAAACGAGGGAAGTATAA
- a CDS encoding NUDIX hydrolase — MFNWQGAAGICINEKQEVLMVLQAAPGEEKQWTVPSGTMEDGETFEECCIREFWEETGFNIRITEKVHNKNGIISEHKISYNVEYFLVEIMSGEITIQDPDEFIHEIAWKSIEEIATLPLAYPEDIHIIEQVLKN, encoded by the coding sequence ATGTTTAATTGGCAAGGTGCAGCAGGTATTTGTATCAATGAAAAACAAGAGGTGTTAATGGTTCTTCAAGCAGCTCCGGGAGAAGAAAAGCAATGGACAGTTCCATCGGGGACAATGGAAGATGGGGAAACATTTGAAGAATGCTGCATAAGAGAATTTTGGGAAGAAACTGGCTTTAACATTCGTATTACTGAAAAAGTACATAATAAAAACGGCATTATTAGTGAACATAAAATTTCTTACAATGTGGAATATTTTTTAGTGGAAATAATGAGTGGCGAAATAACGATACAAGATCCAGACGAGTTTATCCATGAAATAGCTTGGAAATCGATAGAAGAAATTGCGACCCTTCCTTTGGCTTATCCAGAAGATATCCACATAATCGAACAAGTATTAAAAAACTAG
- a CDS encoding MFS transporter — translation MEFKKLLLAWKYPSILLFGIGISNFGAWVYLIALNLIVLDMTNSPLAVSGLYIVKPLATLFTNTWTGSVIDRINKRNLMVVLDLFRAIFIAVLPFVSSIWIIYALVFVINMARSIFEPTSMIYITKLIPLQQRKRFNSLRSLIDSGAFLIGPAIAGVLFLIGTPILAIYINAIALLLSGIITLFMPNLEKGNILESSDNYLSWSVIKKDWGVVLNFSRKHVYIMLIYVLFSCTMVMATAIDSQEAAFAKAVLFLSDGEYGFLVSIAGAGIIVGALVNAMFITKIGISLLIGAGSVFVSIGYIVYAYSSSFSIAAVGFFILAFSLAFANTGFHTFYQNNFPIDMMGRIGSIYGLFEALLIIIVTIIFGISAQLSSIQFVVIIGSILMLLITILLLFFSLLPSKSGHYEDICIK, via the coding sequence ATGGAATTCAAAAAATTATTATTAGCTTGGAAGTATCCATCCATCTTATTATTTGGCATTGGAATTTCAAATTTTGGCGCATGGGTTTATTTAATTGCTCTAAATCTAATTGTATTAGATATGACCAACTCTCCACTTGCAGTATCAGGGCTTTATATAGTTAAACCTTTAGCTACATTGTTTACGAATACGTGGACTGGTAGCGTAATTGACCGTATTAATAAACGTAACCTTATGGTTGTCCTTGATTTGTTTCGTGCAATATTTATAGCAGTACTACCTTTTGTTTCTTCTATTTGGATTATATATGCACTCGTTTTTGTAATAAATATGGCAAGATCAATTTTTGAACCAACTTCCATGATCTATATAACAAAGTTAATACCACTTCAACAAAGAAAACGTTTTAATTCCTTAAGGAGCTTAATAGACTCTGGAGCATTTCTAATTGGTCCAGCTATAGCAGGTGTTTTATTTTTAATAGGCACACCAATTTTAGCAATTTACATTAATGCTATAGCTCTACTATTATCAGGAATAATCACTTTGTTTATGCCTAATCTTGAAAAGGGGAATATCCTCGAATCATCTGATAACTATTTATCATGGAGTGTAATCAAAAAAGATTGGGGTGTTGTTTTAAACTTTAGTCGTAAACACGTTTATATTATGCTTATTTACGTTTTATTTAGTTGCACAATGGTAATGGCAACAGCTATCGATTCTCAAGAAGCTGCATTTGCTAAAGCAGTGCTTTTTTTATCTGATGGAGAGTACGGCTTCCTTGTAAGTATTGCGGGGGCAGGCATTATTGTAGGGGCTCTTGTAAATGCAATGTTTATAACTAAAATAGGAATATCTTTGCTAATTGGAGCTGGCTCCGTATTTGTTTCTATTGGTTATATTGTTTACGCCTATTCCAGTTCATTTTCTATAGCAGCAGTAGGATTTTTTATCCTTGCCTTTTCTCTAGCTTTCGCAAATACAGGATTTCATACATTTTATCAAAACAATTTTCCAATTGATATGATGGGGAGAATAGGAAGTATATATGGGTTATTTGAAGCGTTATTAATCATTATTGTTACTATAATATTTGGCATATCCGCTCAACTTAGTTCCATTCAATTTGTTGTCATCATTGGCTCTATACTCATGTTACTTATCACAATTTTATTGTTATTTTTTAGCTTGTTACCTTCGAAAAGCGGGCATTATGAAGATATATGTATAAAATGA
- a CDS encoding YfbR-like 5'-deoxynucleotidase, which translates to MGIHKFFMSMNDLERIIRCPGRFKFEEHNVAAHSWKVSQYAMFFATIEENNGATINWKSLYEKTINHDFAEIFIGDIKTPVKHASPELKQMLSHVEEKMMEKFILDEIPTEFQPIFFDRMKEGKDETIEGRLLELADKLDQVYEAFAELQRGNTDVEFLKMYENALKKILHIPLKKSISYFKEVMLQDIIAEESVIDVKSITLKILEN; encoded by the coding sequence CCGGACGCTTTAAATTTGAAGAGCATAATGTAGCTGCTCATTCTTGGAAGGTTTCGCAATATGCGATGTTTTTTGCTACAATCGAAGAGAACAATGGTGCAACTATTAACTGGAAGTCGCTTTACGAAAAAACCATTAACCATGACTTTGCAGAAATATTCATCGGCGACATTAAAACACCGGTGAAACATGCTTCTCCTGAACTGAAACAAATGCTTTCTCATGTGGAAGAAAAGATGATGGAAAAATTTATCTTAGACGAAATTCCAACAGAATTTCAACCAATCTTTTTCGACCGAATGAAAGAAGGAAAAGACGAAACGATTGAAGGTAGATTACTAGAACTTGCTGATAAGTTAGATCAAGTATACGAAGCTTTTGCAGAGCTACAACGAGGCAACACGGATGTAGAATTTTTGAAAATGTACGAAAATGCACTAAAGAAAATTCTTCATATTCCACTAAAAAAAAGCATTTCTTATTTTAAAGAGGTCATGCTTCAAGATATAATAGCAGAAGAATCTGTAATAGATGTAAAGTCAATTACGCTAAAAATTCTTGAAAATTAA
- the brnQ gene encoding branched-chain amino acid transport system II carrier protein encodes MNKKLSFTNYLVIGVMLFALFFGAGNLIFPASLGQNAGTNVWPAVIGFLITGIGLPFLGTLAMGFSGSENLQDLSSRVHPIFGVFFTTILYLTIGPFFALPRTGAVSFEVGILPFMSADHAKIGLLIFTIIFFGVTLLFSLNPSKIVDNVGKYLSPGIIIGLFILLLFVFIKPMGGFESPHGSYVDNAFMTGFTEGYNTMDAIGSLVFGIIVINAVRSMGITSTKEIIAATAKSSGIAIFFLGVIYAGIAYLGATSTELFGIFANGGPVLSNASEHYFGSFGAILLSIIILLACLTTSIGLTTACGEYFHTLMPKISYKSFVVFISVFTCIIANFGLSNIIIYSIPVLMLLYPLAIVLILLTFLSPLFIHARLVYVSVMFVTFLISVIDGLKALCGSLEIDYFGWMNPIVFFYENYLPFYGVGLGWLIPFLVVTLVTGVIGRMQKR; translated from the coding sequence ATGAACAAAAAATTATCATTTACCAATTATCTTGTAATTGGAGTGATGTTATTTGCATTATTTTTCGGAGCAGGGAACCTCATTTTTCCTGCAAGTTTAGGGCAGAATGCTGGTACAAATGTATGGCCAGCGGTGATTGGATTTTTGATAACTGGAATTGGACTACCTTTCTTAGGTACACTCGCAATGGGCTTTTCAGGAAGTGAAAATTTGCAAGACTTATCTAGTAGAGTACATCCAATATTCGGTGTATTTTTTACAACTATATTATACTTAACGATCGGACCGTTTTTTGCATTACCACGAACAGGTGCGGTTTCTTTTGAAGTTGGAATCTTGCCGTTTATGAGTGCTGATCATGCGAAGATAGGATTATTAATATTTACAATTATATTCTTTGGGGTTACGCTTTTGTTTTCACTTAATCCATCTAAAATTGTGGACAATGTAGGGAAGTATTTATCCCCTGGGATTATTATTGGATTATTCATTTTACTATTATTTGTTTTCATTAAACCGATGGGGGGATTTGAATCACCTCATGGAAGTTATGTAGATAATGCATTTATGACTGGTTTTACAGAAGGCTACAATACAATGGATGCTATAGGTTCTTTAGTATTCGGAATTATCGTAATCAATGCTGTTCGTTCAATGGGGATAACTTCGACAAAAGAAATAATTGCTGCTACAGCTAAGTCTAGCGGGATTGCCATCTTTTTTTTAGGTGTTATTTATGCAGGTATTGCCTATTTAGGAGCAACAAGTACAGAGCTTTTTGGCATTTTTGCAAACGGAGGTCCAGTTTTGAGTAATGCGTCCGAGCATTATTTTGGATCATTTGGAGCCATTCTCTTATCGATCATTATCTTATTAGCTTGTTTGACTACTAGTATTGGTCTAACAACAGCTTGTGGAGAGTATTTTCATACGTTAATGCCTAAAATAAGCTATAAATCATTTGTAGTTTTCATCAGCGTCTTTACTTGTATTATTGCTAACTTTGGACTATCAAATATCATCATATACTCAATCCCAGTATTAATGCTACTTTATCCATTAGCGATTGTATTAATCTTGTTAACGTTTCTTTCACCGCTATTTATACATGCGCGGCTTGTTTATGTAAGTGTTATGTTTGTCACATTTTTAATCAGTGTGATTGATGGTTTGAAGGCTTTATGTGGTTCTCTAGAAATTGACTATTTCGGATGGATGAATCCAATAGTGTTCTTTTATGAAAACTATTTGCCGTTTTACGGTGTTGGTCTTGGATGGTTAATCCCTTTCTTAGTTGTAACCCTAGTTACAGGTGTTATCGGAAGAATGCAAAAGAGATAA
- a CDS encoding MGMT family protein: MNPFTEKVIEIIKSIPAGKVMTYGQIAKVAGSPRGARQVVRILHTMSSKHKLPWHRVINIKGEIAIPDEESAYSQRAMLEAEGVCFRSNGLVDLKKSIYVSEINDVDLI; encoded by the coding sequence ATGAACCCTTTTACTGAAAAAGTGATTGAAATAATAAAATCCATACCTGCAGGAAAAGTCATGACATACGGACAAATTGCAAAGGTTGCTGGAAGCCCGAGGGGTGCAAGACAAGTGGTGCGCATACTTCACACAATGAGTTCAAAGCACAAGCTACCATGGCATCGTGTCATTAATATTAAAGGTGAGATTGCTATTCCTGATGAAGAATCTGCCTATTCTCAAAGAGCGATGCTAGAAGCAGAAGGCGTCTGTTTTCGTTCTAATGGGCTTGTGGATTTAAAAAAATCAATATATGTATCCGAAATCAATGATGTAGATTTAATCTAA
- a CDS encoding cupin domain-containing protein, whose product MQKDANYYIHHLGLEPHPEGGYYKSTYNSDQSIDAFGTTRKLYTSIYFLIGAGDVSHFHRLKSDEIWYFHGGSSLLVHVIDEEGNYFEHKLGLDIENGETPQVLVPKNAIFGSSVSENGIFSLVGCMVAPGFDFEDFELFTQSELLEKHPQHEQIIRKMAYEKLPE is encoded by the coding sequence ATGCAGAAGGATGCCAACTATTACATACACCATTTAGGTTTGGAGCCTCACCCAGAAGGCGGGTATTATAAAAGTACATATAATTCCGATCAATCAATAGATGCATTTGGAACAACTCGAAAGCTATATACGAGTATTTATTTTCTAATAGGAGCAGGAGATGTATCGCATTTCCACCGACTTAAGTCGGATGAAATATGGTATTTTCACGGTGGAAGTTCTTTGCTAGTACATGTAATTGATGAAGAGGGAAATTATTTTGAGCATAAGCTAGGGCTTGATATAGAAAACGGAGAAACGCCTCAAGTATTGGTCCCTAAAAACGCTATTTTTGGTTCATCTGTTAGCGAGAATGGGATATTTTCGCTCGTTGGCTGTATGGTTGCTCCTGGTTTTGATTTTGAAGACTTCGAACTTTTCACGCAAAGTGAATTATTAGAAAAGCATCCGCAACATGAACAAATTATTCGTAAAATGGCTTATGAAAAATTGCCAGAATAA